The genomic stretch ACGCAATCTGAATATTTTCCGCAGCAAGCTGGAACCGGGTACCCGGATCATGGCCATGGTGAAAGCTTTCTCATACGGCAGTGGCACTTACGAAGTAGCCAACGCCTTGCAATTCCACCGGGTGGATTACCTGGCAGTGGCATACGCTGACGAAGGCATGGCCCTGCGCAAGGCCGGGATCACTTTACCTATCATGGTCATGAGTCCGCAACCGGCCTCGTTCGATACCATGTTCATGCATACGCTGGAAGCGGAGATCTACAGTTTATCAATGCTCGATACTTTTATCGAAGCGGCACAAAGACGACATCCCGATCTGACCACCAGAGTACCCATCCACATCAAGATAGACACGGGCATGCACCGTCTGGGTTTTCTCGAGGAAGAGCTGAACCAGATGATTGTGAAGATCAGAAACAGCCGCATCCTTCAGATCAAATCCATCTTCACCCACCTGGCAGCCAGTGACGAACCGGTTCACGACGATTTTTCGCACGAGCAGATACAGCGCTTCAAACGTTGCGCCGATGCCGTGCAGCCTCATTTCGCCTATCCTATCATGCGGCACGTCCTGAACACTTCCGGCATTCAACGCTTTCCGGAAGCACAATTTGACATGGTACGGTTGGGGATCGGTTTATACGGACTGACCCCTGTGGGCGGCCTTGACCTTCATCCGGCGGGAACATTAAAAACCACGATAACACAGATCAAGAAGGTTCAACCGGGAGATAGCATCGGTTACGGACGAACGGACAGGGCAGAAAAACCAATGGACATCGCCACCGTTCCAATAGGATATGCAGACGGCTACAACCGGCGTTTGGGAAACGGCCGCTGCCATATGCTGGTGAACGGAAAGCCTGCACCCACCATCGGAAACATTTGCATGGACATGTGTATGCTTGACGTTACCGGGATGATTGCGCGTGAAGGCGATGAGGTTATTGCATTCGGCGATGGCTTGCCCATCAGCATACTCGCACAAGCCGCAGAAACAATCCCGTATGAAATCCTTGCAGCGATCTCCCAACGGGTGAAACGCGTTTACTATCAGGAATAATTAAAACTGATCCGGCCGGATCAGTGCGTATCGTTAATATACCCCCACTTGCGCAGTTCCGCGTAAAGGTTGACGGGACCTTTCTGAAGCCCTTCCAGAATACGTTGTTCAAGTTGGGCTTTGTCTACATCGTTCATCCTGGATACCTGAATCAGATTCCAGGCTTTCTCGGTATACAAGGCCGCTTTACGGACATCATGCGAGGAGAGGTGGGCATGATGATCATTTATTGCACCCACCAGATCCTCCACACCATCTCCTTTCATGGCGACCGTTTTGACAACAGGTGGTTGCCACGCATCATGATAACGTTCGCCGGTCATGGTCACCAGGTTCTTGACCCATTCCTCGGCGCCGGGACGATCCGCCTTATTCACTACAAAAATATCCGCGATCTCCATCACACCCGATTTAAGCGTTTGTATCTCATCGCCCGCTTCAGGCACAAGTACAAGTACGGTGGTATCCGCCAAACCAGCGATCTCTACTTCAGACTGACCCACACCAACCGTTTCTATAAGGATATAATCAAACGGGTATCCACGCATTACATCCACCACTTCCATCGTCTTTGCAGATAACCCTCCCAGCGAACGGCGGCTGGCAAGTGAACGGATAAAGACCAGGTCATTCTCAAAATGCTCGGACATACGTATCCTATCGCCGAGTAGTGCTCCCATATTAAAGGGTGACGACGGATCAATGGCTACAACCCCTATCCTCTTTCCGGCACCGGTAAGCTGCTTCACCACCTCATTAATAAGGGTGCTCTTCCCAGCTCCCGGAGGACCGGTGAAACCAACCACCGGTACATTCCGGTCCAGTGAAAGAGAACGAAGGATCATATCAGCCGCGTCCCCGTCATTCTCAACAACGGAA from Flavobacteriales bacterium encodes the following:
- the meaB gene encoding methylmalonyl Co-A mutase-associated GTPase MeaB; amino-acid sequence: MDAVQLLKGISGGEPKALARAISVVENDGDAADMILRSLSLDRNVPVVGFTGPPGAGKSTLINEVVKQLTGAGKRIGVVAIDPSSPFNMGALLGDRIRMSEHFENDLVFIRSLASRRSLGGLSAKTMEVVDVMRGYPFDYILIETVGVGQSEVEIAGLADTTVLVLVPEAGDEIQTLKSGVMEIADIFVVNKADRPGAEEWVKNLVTMTGERYHDAWQPPVVKTVAMKGDGVEDLVGAINDHHAHLSSHDVRKAALYTEKAWNLIQVSRMNDVDKAQLEQRILEGLQKGPVNLYAELRKWGYINDTH